A DNA window from Cloacibacillus sp. An23 contains the following coding sequences:
- a CDS encoding magnesium transporter CorA family protein — translation MLKIIKTTETQLVELTPATVESGAWISLIRPSAEELNEVEDITGAPQDFVRSALDPEESSRIEIEDNHILVLINVPVNHDSNVSEYDTLPLGIIITPDYFVTVCQEHNDVIQNFSESRFRYFNTWKRTRFLFQILYRSAMLFLKDLRQMTRRSDQIEQDLRQSMKNAELFQLLDLQKGLTYYSMSLRSNKVVVERLLRLCSSSQVAHLIKFREEDEDLLDDVRIEYDQAIEMAQIQTDVLAGMMDAFASVISNNLNIVMKVLASITIVMAIPTMVSSFWGMNVPVPWSANPAGFAIVGCIAATLTLCATWLLWRKKMF, via the coding sequence ATGCTCAAAATAATCAAGACGACAGAAACTCAGCTCGTCGAGCTGACGCCGGCAACCGTCGAGTCCGGCGCGTGGATCTCGCTCATCCGTCCGAGCGCGGAAGAGCTTAACGAGGTCGAGGACATCACCGGCGCGCCGCAGGACTTCGTCCGTTCGGCGCTCGACCCCGAGGAATCCTCGCGTATCGAAATCGAAGACAACCACATCCTCGTCCTTATCAACGTCCCAGTGAACCACGACAGCAACGTCTCCGAGTACGACACGCTGCCGCTCGGCATCATCATAACGCCGGACTATTTCGTCACAGTCTGCCAGGAACACAACGACGTAATACAGAATTTTTCCGAGTCGCGCTTCCGCTACTTCAACACGTGGAAGAGGACGCGCTTCCTTTTTCAGATACTCTACCGCTCCGCGATGCTCTTCCTTAAAGACCTGCGCCAGATGACGCGCAGGTCCGACCAGATAGAGCAGGACCTTCGCCAGTCGATGAAGAACGCGGAGCTCTTTCAGCTCCTCGACCTCCAGAAAGGGCTCACCTACTACTCCATGTCGCTGCGCTCGAACAAGGTCGTCGTAGAACGGTTGCTGCGCCTCTGCTCGAGCTCGCAGGTCGCTCATCTCATCAAGTTTCGCGAGGAGGACGAGGACCTTCTCGACGACGTGCGCATCGAGTACGACCAGGCGATAGAGATGGCGCAGATACAGACGGACGTCCTCGCCGGGATGATGGACGCCTTCGCATCCGTCATCTCGAACAACCTGAACATCGTCATGAAGGTGCTCGCCTCGATAACGATAGTCATGGCCATACCGACGATGGTCTCGAGCTTCTGGGGCATGAACGTCCCTGTGCCGTGGAGCGCCAATCCCGCCGGCTTCGCGATAGTCGGATGCATCGCCGCGACGCTGACGCTCTGCGCGACGTGGCTGCTGTGGCGGAAGAAGATGTTCTGA
- a CDS encoding cation diffusion facilitator family transporter, which translates to MKLFIKNYEDTQNPAVHSAVGKLAGMTGIVCNCLLTIGKIIVGMLVGSMAIIADGVNNLSDAASSVMTLLGFRMAQLPADKQHPYGHARYEYISGLAVAALILLIGAELVKSSAEKIIHPEPIGISMATMAILAASIAVKLWMAGFYRTLGKRIGSQTLYATAADSRNDVIATTAVLLGCLVNYLFDLNIDGYVGLAVALFILYSGAGIARDTISPLLGQQADEETIDKITALVLSHEKVLGIHDLLVHDYGPGRRYASAHVELSADEDPLACHDIIDDIECDVLEKLNVHFVIHYDPVVQNDAEQNEMYKVVRGIIGGLDPAFSIHDFRIVRGSAQSKLVFDLAVPYQMMGHKKEIKEQIDAALCKKGKNYVTIIRFDGIA; encoded by the coding sequence TTGAAACTTTTTATCAAGAACTACGAGGACACGCAAAACCCGGCAGTCCACTCGGCCGTCGGAAAACTGGCGGGAATGACGGGCATCGTCTGCAACTGCCTGCTGACGATAGGGAAAATAATCGTAGGCATGCTCGTCGGGTCAATGGCCATCATCGCGGACGGCGTGAACAACCTGTCCGACGCGGCCTCATCCGTCATGACTCTGCTCGGCTTCCGAATGGCGCAGCTCCCCGCGGACAAGCAGCACCCCTACGGACACGCCCGCTACGAGTACATATCAGGGCTCGCGGTGGCGGCGCTGATCCTGCTCATCGGAGCGGAGCTCGTAAAGTCGTCGGCGGAGAAAATCATCCACCCGGAGCCTATCGGCATCTCGATGGCGACTATGGCGATACTGGCCGCCTCGATCGCAGTGAAGCTGTGGATGGCGGGATTCTACAGAACCCTCGGTAAGAGGATAGGCTCGCAGACGCTTTACGCGACCGCGGCCGACAGCAGGAACGACGTAATAGCGACCACAGCCGTCCTGCTCGGGTGCCTCGTGAACTACCTCTTCGACCTGAACATCGACGGCTATGTCGGCCTCGCAGTCGCGCTCTTCATTCTTTATTCCGGAGCCGGCATAGCGCGTGATACGATTTCCCCGCTGCTCGGACAACAGGCGGACGAGGAGACGATAGACAAAATCACCGCGCTGGTCCTGTCGCACGAAAAAGTACTCGGCATCCACGATCTGCTCGTACACGACTACGGCCCCGGACGCCGCTACGCCTCGGCGCACGTCGAGCTGAGCGCGGACGAAGACCCTCTCGCCTGCCACGACATAATCGACGACATCGAGTGCGACGTGCTGGAAAAGCTGAACGTCCACTTCGTCATCCACTACGACCCGGTCGTTCAGAACGACGCGGAGCAGAACGAGATGTACAAAGTCGTCCGCGGCATAATCGGCGGCCTCGACCCCGCATTCTCAATCCACGACTTCCGCATAGTGCGGGGCTCTGCGCAGTCGAAGCTGGTCTTCGACCTTGCCGTACCCTACCAGATGATGGGACATAAAAAAGAAATCAAAGAACAGATAGACGCGGCGCTCTGCAAAAAAGGCAAGAACTACGTGACGATAATCCGCTTCGACGGCATAGCTTAA